In the Candidatus Poribacteria bacterium genome, one interval contains:
- a CDS encoding SDR family NAD(P)-dependent oxidoreductase, with protein sequence MPTDKDLGFFATDVSFTDKSAIVTGSSRGIGRAIAIELARQGANVLINYNQNRDAAESVQQEVEALGRKAVIIQADISDLDAHERLLNTARDAFGKVDILINNAGITRIADILEETPEQFDLIVNTNLKATHFLTQRVANYMVANEIRGCIIYTLSISDIMASDNRTAYCISKAGLEMSMRAFAGRLATHGIKVNGIAAGVIDTDLSRVRIPDYEEAAEKGYIFMVRAGAPEDVAHATVSAMKLYDTGVVLPAAGGVMTPLLNLRSMAELNMNKE encoded by the coding sequence ATGCCAACAGATAAAGACCTTGGATTTTTCGCAACAGACGTTTCATTCACAGACAAGTCCGCAATCGTGACAGGTTCCAGTCGAGGTATCGGGCGCGCAATCGCAATCGAATTGGCGCGCCAAGGTGCCAACGTGCTTATCAACTACAACCAAAACCGTGATGCCGCTGAATCTGTCCAACAAGAGGTGGAGGCACTGGGCAGAAAAGCGGTTATCATCCAAGCCGACATCAGCGACCTTGATGCACATGAAAGATTGCTTAACACCGCACGCGATGCCTTCGGAAAGGTAGACATCCTCATCAATAACGCTGGTATCACCCGTATCGCCGATATTCTTGAAGAAACGCCGGAACAGTTTGACCTGATCGTTAATACGAACCTCAAGGCAACCCACTTCCTCACACAACGCGTCGCAAACTACATGGTCGCAAACGAGATCCGCGGGTGCATTATCTACACGCTCTCAATTTCCGATATCATGGCATCCGACAACCGCACCGCCTACTGTATCTCAAAAGCAGGATTGGAGATGAGCATGCGCGCCTTTGCTGGACGCTTAGCGACGCATGGGATTAAGGTCAATGGCATCGCCGCAGGTGTGATTGATACGGACCTCTCGCGCGTCCGTATCCCGGATTATGAGGAGGCGGCGGAGAAAGGCTACATCTTTATGGTCCGTGCGGGTGCTCCTGAAGATGTCGCACATGCCACCGTTTCCGCTATGAAGCTTTACGATACCGGAGTCGTCCTCCCCGCTGCTGGCGGCGTGATGACACCGCTATTGAATCTCAGGTCTATGGCGGAATTGAATATGAATAAAGAATAG